Proteins co-encoded in one Mycobacterium mantenii genomic window:
- a CDS encoding SLC13 family permease has translation MALTLALLLLAVVLAFAVARPKGWSEALAAVPAALILIAVGAISVQQAAKQIAELSGVVAFLGAVLVLAKLCDDEGLFEAAGAAITRGRVGSGGLLRRVFVISSVITAVLSLDAAVVLLTPVVLAAVRRERTRVRPYAYATAHLANGASLLLPVSNLTNLLAFHTANISFTKFTLVMAAPWLGAVAILYVIFRWFFAKDLRVQPDPEQQGAPPRPPVFVLVVVALTLAGFAVAQSVGVAPAWVALCGAAVLAVRSLRRRHTSVSDIVRSVNVSFLVFVLALGVVVQAVMLNGMDRAMSAVLPSGSGLPALLAIAAIAAVLANVVNNLPATLVLLPLVAPSGPVAILAVLIGVNIGPNLTYVGSLSNLLWRRVLRQHDVDAGVGEYTRLGVCTVPASLAVAVLALWASARLLGL, from the coding sequence TTGGCCCTGACGCTTGCGCTGTTGCTGCTTGCTGTTGTCCTCGCGTTCGCCGTCGCGCGCCCCAAGGGCTGGTCCGAGGCGTTGGCGGCGGTCCCGGCGGCCCTGATCCTGATCGCGGTCGGCGCGATCTCGGTCCAGCAAGCGGCGAAACAGATCGCGGAGCTGTCCGGGGTGGTCGCGTTCCTGGGCGCGGTGCTGGTGCTGGCCAAGTTGTGCGACGACGAGGGCCTGTTCGAGGCCGCGGGCGCGGCGATCACCCGCGGGCGCGTCGGCTCGGGCGGCCTGCTGCGGCGGGTGTTCGTCATCTCCTCGGTGATCACCGCGGTGCTGAGCCTCGACGCCGCGGTGGTGCTGCTGACCCCGGTGGTGCTGGCCGCCGTCCGCCGTGAGCGCACCCGGGTGCGGCCCTACGCCTACGCCACCGCCCATCTGGCCAACGGCGCCTCGCTGTTACTCCCGGTGTCGAACCTGACCAACCTGCTGGCCTTTCACACCGCCAACATCTCGTTCACCAAGTTCACGTTGGTGATGGCGGCACCGTGGCTGGGCGCGGTGGCCATCCTCTACGTGATCTTCCGGTGGTTCTTCGCCAAGGACCTGCGCGTGCAACCGGACCCGGAGCAGCAGGGCGCGCCCCCCCGCCCTCCGGTGTTCGTGCTGGTGGTCGTCGCACTCACGCTGGCCGGGTTCGCGGTCGCCCAGTCCGTGGGCGTCGCACCGGCCTGGGTGGCGCTGTGCGGCGCCGCGGTGCTGGCGGTGCGCAGCCTGCGCCGTCGGCACACCTCGGTGTCCGACATCGTGCGGTCGGTGAACGTGTCGTTCCTGGTGTTCGTGTTGGCGCTGGGCGTCGTGGTGCAGGCGGTCATGCTCAACGGGATGGACAGGGCGATGTCGGCGGTGCTGCCGTCGGGTTCGGGCCTGCCCGCGCTGCTCGCCATCGCCGCGATAGCCGCCGTGCTGGCCAACGTGGTCAACAATCTCCCCGCCACCCTGGTGCTGCTGCCGCTGGTCGCGCCGAGTGGGCCGGTGGCGATTCTGGCGGTGCTGATCGGGGTGAACATCGGCCCCAACCTGACCTACGTCGGTTCGCTGTCGAACCTGTTGTGGCGGCGCGTGTTACGGCAGCACGACGTCGACGCCGGGGTCGGCGAATACACCCGTCTCGGCGTGTGCACCGTGCCCGCCTCGCTGGCGGTGGCGGTGCTCGCGCTGTGGGCCTCGGCCCGGCTGCTGGGACTCTAG
- a CDS encoding MBL fold metallo-hydrolase, with product MRLKLGRPDIARYADRFDTPAAEPDGLSVTWMGVATLLIDDGSSALMTDGYFSRPSLAKVAAGKVAPSAARVDGCLARAKVSRLAAVIPVHTHIDHVLDSALVADRTGAQLVGGQSAANVGRGYGLPVNRIVVAVDGEPMRLGAYDVTLIESHHCPPDRFPGVIDEPVTPPVKASAYRCGESWSTLVHHRPTGRRLLIQGSAGFVKGALAGHRADAVYLSVGQLGLQPRSYLVDYWTETVRAVGARRVILIHWDDFFRPLTKPLRALPYAGDDLDVSIRILDELAAQDGASVHLPTVWRREDPWSEAV from the coding sequence ATGCGCCTCAAACTCGGGCGTCCCGATATCGCGCGGTACGCGGACCGGTTCGACACGCCCGCCGCCGAACCCGACGGGCTCTCGGTGACCTGGATGGGCGTGGCGACCCTGTTGATCGATGACGGCTCGTCGGCGTTGATGACCGACGGTTACTTCTCCCGGCCGAGCCTGGCCAAGGTCGCGGCCGGCAAGGTGGCACCCTCGGCCGCGCGCGTCGACGGATGCCTTGCCCGGGCCAAGGTTTCGCGGCTGGCGGCGGTCATTCCGGTGCATACCCACATCGACCACGTGCTGGACTCCGCGCTGGTCGCCGACCGCACCGGCGCCCAGTTGGTCGGCGGGCAGTCGGCGGCCAACGTCGGGCGCGGATACGGGCTGCCGGTAAACCGGATCGTCGTCGCGGTCGACGGCGAACCGATGCGGTTGGGTGCCTACGACGTCACCCTGATCGAATCGCACCACTGCCCGCCCGACCGCTTTCCCGGCGTCATCGACGAACCGGTGACGCCGCCGGTGAAGGCGTCGGCGTACCGCTGCGGGGAGTCCTGGTCGACGCTTGTGCACCACCGGCCGACGGGCCGGCGGCTGCTGATCCAGGGCAGCGCCGGCTTCGTCAAGGGCGCCCTGGCCGGCCACCGCGCCGACGCCGTGTACCTGTCCGTCGGGCAGCTGGGCCTGCAGCCGCGGTCATACCTGGTCGACTACTGGACCGAGACCGTCCGCGCGGTCGGGGCCCGCCGGGTGATCCTCATCCACTGGGACGACTTCTTCCGCCCGCTGACAAAGCCGTTGCGCGCGTTGCCCTATGCCGGCGACGACTTGGATGTCTCCATCCGTATCCTCGACGAGCTGGCCGCACAGGACGGTGCTTCGGTGCACCTGCCCACGGTGTGGCGGCGCGAGGACCCGTGGAGCGAAGCGGTCTAG
- a CDS encoding metal ABC transporter ATP-binding protein, translating into MSLEPVAAIENPTETVSLRGARLSFGDRVLWDHLDLSVSRGEFIAVLGPNGSGKTSLLKVLLGQLALSAGAGLVDGKPITSGSGRIGYVPQHRPMDADVMLRGRDLVRLGLDGPRWGAVPLRSADRARRRAAVRQALRQVNGEHLADVRVGTMSGGELQRVRIAQALVSDPLLLLCDEPLLTLDPANAKLVSALIERRRQDAATTVIVVTHEINPILPYVDRLLYLVNGRFEIGTVEQVMTSQTLSALYQSDIQVLKVKDGYVVAGARDDGHC; encoded by the coding sequence ATGAGCCTCGAACCCGTCGCGGCCATCGAAAACCCCACCGAGACCGTTTCGCTGCGCGGGGCCCGGCTGTCGTTCGGTGACCGGGTGCTGTGGGACCACCTCGACCTGTCGGTGTCGCGCGGCGAGTTCATCGCGGTGCTGGGCCCCAACGGCAGCGGCAAGACGTCACTACTCAAGGTGCTGCTCGGGCAGCTGGCGCTGAGCGCCGGCGCCGGGCTGGTGGACGGCAAGCCGATCACCTCGGGCAGCGGGCGCATCGGCTATGTGCCCCAACACCGTCCGATGGACGCCGACGTGATGCTGCGCGGCCGCGACCTGGTTCGGCTGGGTCTCGACGGGCCGCGCTGGGGCGCCGTCCCGCTGCGGTCCGCCGACCGGGCCCGCCGGCGCGCGGCCGTGCGGCAGGCGCTGCGCCAGGTCAACGGCGAACACCTGGCCGACGTCCGGGTCGGAACGATGTCCGGCGGCGAGTTGCAGCGGGTGCGCATCGCCCAGGCCCTGGTCAGCGATCCGCTGTTGCTGTTGTGCGACGAACCGCTGCTGACGCTGGACCCGGCCAACGCCAAGCTGGTGTCGGCGCTGATCGAACGGCGCCGCCAGGACGCTGCGACCACGGTCATCGTCGTCACCCACGAGATCAACCCGATTTTGCCGTACGTGGACCGGCTGCTCTATCTGGTCAACGGCCGGTTCGAGATCGGCACCGTCGAGCAGGTGATGACCAGTCAGACACTCTCGGCGCTGTACCAATCCGACATCCAGGTGTTGAAGGTCAAGGACGGCTACGTGGTGGCCGGCGCTCGCGATGACGGGCACTGCTGA
- a CDS encoding LacI family DNA-binding transcriptional regulator — translation MSPTPRRRATLASLADELNVSRTTISNAFNRPDQLSPDLRERVLATAKRLGYAGPDPVARSLRTRKAGAVGLVMAEPLTYFFSDPAARDFVTGVAQSCEALGQGLLLVAVGPSRSLKDGSAAVLSAGVDGFVVYSVCDEDPYLQVVLQRRLPVVVVDQPKGLAGVSRVGIDDRAAMRELADYVLGLGHREIGLLTMRLGRDRRQGLVGTDRLRSPTFDVQRERIIGVWEAMTAAGVDPDSLTVVESYEHLPESGGAAAKVALEANPRITALMCTADILALSAMDYLRAHGIYVPGQMTVTGFDGVPDAINRGLTTVSQPSLQKGRRAGELLLKPPRTGTPGLPAVELLDTELVRGRTAGPPA, via the coding sequence GTGAGTCCCACACCGCGCCGGCGTGCGACTCTGGCGTCGCTGGCGGACGAGCTCAACGTTTCGCGCACGACGATCTCGAATGCCTTTAACCGGCCCGATCAGCTCTCCCCGGACCTCCGCGAGCGCGTGCTCGCGACGGCCAAGCGGCTGGGGTACGCCGGGCCCGACCCGGTGGCGCGATCGTTGCGGACCCGCAAGGCCGGCGCGGTCGGTCTGGTGATGGCCGAACCCCTGACCTACTTCTTCAGCGACCCCGCCGCGCGGGACTTCGTCACCGGGGTGGCGCAGTCGTGCGAAGCGCTGGGGCAGGGGCTGCTGCTGGTGGCCGTCGGGCCCAGTCGCAGCCTCAAAGACGGTTCCGCCGCGGTGCTTTCGGCCGGGGTGGACGGCTTCGTGGTGTATTCGGTGTGCGACGAGGATCCCTACCTGCAAGTGGTGCTGCAGCGCCGGCTGCCGGTCGTGGTGGTCGACCAACCCAAGGGGCTGGCCGGCGTTTCGCGGGTGGGCATCGACGACAGGGCGGCGATGCGCGAGCTCGCCGACTATGTGCTGGGGTTGGGGCATCGCGAGATCGGGCTGCTGACCATGCGGCTGGGCCGCGACCGGCGCCAGGGCCTGGTGGGCACCGACCGGTTGCGCTCGCCGACCTTCGACGTGCAACGCGAGCGCATCATCGGCGTGTGGGAGGCGATGACGGCCGCCGGCGTCGACCCCGATTCGCTGACCGTGGTGGAAAGCTACGAGCACCTACCCGAATCGGGCGGCGCGGCAGCCAAGGTGGCGCTGGAGGCCAATCCGCGGATCACCGCGCTCATGTGCACCGCGGACATCTTGGCGCTGTCCGCGATGGATTACCTCCGGGCACATGGCATTTACGTGCCCGGCCAGATGACCGTCACCGGATTCGACGGCGTTCCCGACGCCATCAACCGCGGCCTGACGACGGTGTCGCAGCCCAGCCTGCAGAAGGGCCGCCGGGCGGGCGAGCTGTTGTTGAAGCCGCCACGGACAGGCACGCCGGGCCTGCCGGCCGTCGAGCTCCTGGACACCGAGCTCGTCCGGGGCCGCACCGCCGGTCCGCCGGCCTGA
- a CDS encoding metal ABC transporter permease: MEHRLAGLLDHLFAFDITAHLLGHDFVQQALAAAALLGLVAGLIGPFIVMRQMSFAVHGSSELSLTGAAFALLVGLGVGLGALIGSALAAALFGVLGRRDRERDSVIGVVLAFGLGLAVLFIHLYPGRTSTSFALLTGQIVGVGYTGLTMLALVCVLVIAVLATCYRPLLFATADPDVAAARGVPVYALGIVFAALVGVVAAQAVQIVGALLVMSLLITPAAAAARVVASPAAAIVTSVVFAEVSAVGGLVLSLAPGVPVSVFVAGISFLIYLVCWLIGRRREAAA, encoded by the coding sequence ATGGAGCATCGGCTCGCCGGCCTGCTGGACCATCTGTTTGCCTTCGACATCACCGCGCACCTGCTCGGCCACGACTTCGTGCAGCAAGCGCTGGCGGCGGCCGCCCTGCTCGGACTGGTCGCCGGGCTGATCGGGCCGTTCATCGTGATGCGTCAGATGTCGTTCGCCGTGCACGGTTCCAGCGAATTGTCGCTGACCGGAGCCGCATTCGCGCTGCTGGTCGGGCTCGGAGTGGGTCTGGGCGCGCTGATCGGCAGCGCGCTGGCCGCGGCGCTGTTCGGGGTTCTCGGGCGGCGCGACCGGGAGCGCGATTCGGTGATCGGCGTGGTGCTGGCGTTCGGGTTGGGCCTGGCGGTGTTGTTCATCCATCTCTACCCGGGCCGCACCTCGACCAGTTTCGCCCTGCTGACCGGTCAGATCGTCGGGGTCGGCTACACGGGCCTGACCATGCTGGCGCTGGTCTGCGTGCTCGTCATCGCCGTGCTGGCAACGTGTTACCGCCCGCTGCTGTTCGCCACCGCCGATCCCGACGTGGCCGCGGCCCGCGGTGTGCCGGTCTACGCCCTGGGCATCGTGTTCGCCGCATTGGTCGGCGTGGTCGCGGCCCAGGCGGTGCAGATCGTCGGTGCGCTGCTGGTGATGTCGCTGCTGATCACACCGGCGGCCGCGGCGGCCCGGGTGGTCGCCTCGCCGGCGGCGGCGATCGTGACCTCCGTGGTGTTCGCCGAGGTGTCCGCCGTCGGCGGCCTGGTGCTGTCCCTGGCGCCCGGCGTGCCGGTGTCGGTGTTCGTCGCGGGCATCTCGTTCCTGATCTATCTGGTCTGCTGGCTGATCGGACGCCGCCGAGAGGCCGCCGCATAA
- the kstR gene encoding cholesterol catabolism transcriptional regulator KstR, which translates to MAVLAESELGSEAQRERRKRILDATMAIASKGGYEAVQMRAVADRADVAVGTLYRYFPSKVHLLVSALGREFSRIDAKTDRSAMAGGTPFQRLNFMVGKLNRAMQRNPLLTEAMTRAYVFADASAASEVDQVEKLIDSMFARAMADGEPTEDQYHIARVISDVWLSNLLAWLTRRASATDVSKRLDLAVRLLIGDQDST; encoded by the coding sequence GTGGCGGTACTGGCGGAGTCCGAACTGGGGTCGGAGGCGCAGCGGGAACGCCGCAAGCGCATCTTGGATGCCACCATGGCCATCGCCTCCAAGGGCGGCTACGAGGCGGTTCAGATGCGGGCGGTGGCCGATCGCGCCGATGTCGCGGTGGGGACCCTGTATCGGTATTTCCCGTCGAAGGTGCACCTGCTGGTGTCGGCGTTGGGCCGCGAGTTCAGCCGCATCGACGCCAAGACCGACCGCTCGGCGATGGCCGGGGGCACGCCCTTCCAGCGACTCAACTTCATGGTGGGCAAGCTCAACCGCGCGATGCAACGCAATCCCCTGCTGACCGAGGCGATGACGCGTGCCTACGTGTTCGCCGACGCGTCGGCCGCCAGCGAGGTCGATCAGGTCGAGAAGCTCATCGATTCGATGTTCGCGCGCGCGATGGCCGACGGCGAACCGACCGAAGACCAGTACCACATCGCCCGGGTGATCTCGGACGTGTGGCTGTCGAATCTGCTGGCGTGGCTGACCCGGCGGGCCTCGGCCACCGACGTCAGCAAGCGGCTGGACCTGGCCGTGCGGCTGCTGATCGGCGACCAGGACTCCACATAG
- a CDS encoding metal ABC transporter solute-binding protein, Zn/Mn family, whose translation MRTALTRHRTARARTADATRWLAAALVLAGGTVLTGCSGAAHSRALSVVASTDVWGSVARAVAGRHVAVNSILSGADVDPHSYEVSPADAAAIADAPLVVFNGGGYDGWVDDVLAHHPEAKPIDAYSFLANDGQARNEHVFYDLGVAKSVAATIAERLATIDPGNAADYRANAATFGRDADSIAGAEHAMATTNHNTPVVATEPVAFYLLKASGLVNLAPPTFEAAVENETDPAPADMARVLDLVDRRQVAAVLVNPQTSTTAINSLRDAARRAGVPVTDVSETLPDGADYLSWQRNTVNQLQSAVHSSRPLPS comes from the coding sequence GTGCGCACTGCACTGACGCGGCATCGAACGGCTAGGGCCAGAACTGCCGATGCGACGCGATGGCTGGCGGCCGCGCTGGTGTTGGCCGGCGGGACGGTGCTCACCGGCTGCAGCGGCGCCGCGCATTCACGCGCGCTTTCCGTCGTCGCCTCCACCGACGTCTGGGGCAGCGTGGCGCGTGCCGTCGCGGGCCGCCATGTCGCCGTGAATTCCATTCTCAGCGGGGCGGACGTCGACCCGCACTCCTATGAGGTCAGCCCCGCGGATGCGGCCGCGATCGCCGATGCCCCGCTGGTCGTGTTCAACGGCGGCGGGTACGACGGATGGGTCGACGACGTGCTGGCCCACCACCCCGAGGCCAAGCCGATCGACGCCTACTCGTTCCTGGCGAACGACGGACAGGCCCGCAACGAGCACGTCTTCTACGACCTGGGCGTCGCCAAGTCGGTCGCGGCCACCATCGCCGAGCGTCTCGCGACGATCGACCCGGGCAACGCCGCCGACTATCGGGCCAACGCCGCCACGTTCGGCCGCGACGCCGACTCCATCGCCGGCGCCGAACACGCGATGGCGACCACCAATCACAACACCCCGGTGGTCGCGACCGAACCGGTCGCCTTCTACCTGCTGAAGGCGTCAGGCCTGGTGAACCTGGCCCCGCCCACCTTCGAGGCGGCCGTCGAGAACGAGACCGATCCCGCTCCGGCCGACATGGCGAGGGTCCTCGACCTGGTCGACCGGCGTCAGGTGGCGGCGGTGCTGGTCAATCCGCAGACCTCCACGACCGCGATCAATAGCTTGCGCGATGCGGCGCGGCGCGCGGGTGTCCCGGTCACCGACGTGTCCGAGACGCTGCCCGACGGCGCGGATTACCTATCCTGGCAACGCAATACGGTCAACCAGCTGCAGTCCGCCGTGCACTCGAGCCGGCCCCTGCCGTCATGA
- a CDS encoding LamB/YcsF family protein: MAPIDLNADLGEGFGVWSLGDDDAMLGLVTSASVACGFHAGDPAGLLRVCRTAAERGVRIGAQVSYRDLAGFGRRFIDVTAEDLIADVVYQIGALQAMAHAAGSTVSYVKPHGALYNTIVTHTEQAAAVAEAVRLVDAGLPVLGMAGSAFFDEADRRELRTVAEAFADRAYHPDGRLVSRGEPGAVLQDPAAIADRMVTMVGSGQVTAIDGTQLALKVESVCVHGDSPGAVQIATAVRHRLTTAGIEIRAFC; the protein is encoded by the coding sequence GTGGCCCCCATCGACCTCAACGCCGACCTGGGCGAGGGCTTCGGCGTCTGGAGCCTGGGTGACGACGACGCCATGCTCGGCCTCGTCACGAGCGCCAGCGTGGCGTGCGGTTTCCACGCCGGCGACCCCGCGGGCCTGCTGCGGGTGTGCCGAACGGCCGCCGAGCGCGGAGTCCGCATCGGAGCGCAGGTGAGCTATCGCGACCTGGCCGGGTTCGGCAGGCGCTTCATCGACGTCACCGCCGAAGACCTCATCGCCGACGTGGTGTATCAGATCGGCGCGCTGCAGGCCATGGCGCACGCGGCGGGCTCGACGGTGTCCTATGTCAAACCGCATGGCGCGCTGTACAACACGATCGTGACACACACCGAGCAGGCTGCCGCCGTGGCCGAGGCGGTGCGCCTGGTGGATGCCGGGTTGCCGGTGCTGGGCATGGCGGGCTCGGCGTTCTTCGACGAAGCTGATCGCCGCGAATTGCGGACGGTCGCAGAGGCTTTCGCCGATCGCGCCTACCACCCCGACGGCCGGCTGGTGTCCCGAGGGGAGCCGGGCGCGGTGCTGCAGGACCCGGCGGCGATCGCCGACCGGATGGTGACCATGGTCGGCTCGGGGCAGGTCACCGCGATCGACGGCACCCAGCTCGCCCTGAAAGTGGAATCGGTTTGCGTGCATGGCGATTCGCCGGGAGCGGTGCAGATCGCCACCGCCGTTCGCCACCGCCTCACGACGGCCGGCATCGAAATCAGGGCCTTCTGCTGA
- a CDS encoding LuxR C-terminal-related transcriptional regulator: protein MIGAEPLAGRDSELGSIRRALAAGGNHTGVLIAGPAGVGKTWLAHEVLRRAEASGERTRWIVGTDSAQALPLGAFIGAMTEAMNEARSDPLADVRRVINSFVAQQRQRRVLVGVDDAHLLDGLSALVVHQLAQSGGIRLVVTVRTGSEEPDAVTALWKDGLLERLDLEPFTAAATREVIEGTLDGPVDARSATRFQKLTGGNALFLRQLLADQVAAGRMRKTAGVWMWDGDVAVSASLSDTVGRQMGRLSPEMAMVIDTLSQCEPLAVEVLCELARRSDLAAAERMGLVSIERTGAGLTARLAHPLFGELRRASAGELYLSEIRGRLAVRLGEDGDADIQATVRRALLRLESDLDPDPALYLEAARHAMTLLDLDLADRFATAATQAGAPGAAGVRAMNLVLLGRGEPAESALRAMADSDLPDGHHWATVRAANLTWNLFNPTEAAAILDGLASLDSETLAQRAERLAVQACLDAAAARCELAAEKARAALDFPELPGFHTMMASLALIMAMGALGRVDELPSVAEQALRRAPTSFQASHMRFWFGAVYGRACRLTGRIDEFVSTAKQLADSSRDIPGLAYANLALLSGNAELARGAVAEAARLVHEAVAGVERHSVTTGLRPASYFALAEAHAKLGDAAEANEAVVGARSCVPAEFLFMHTGLSLADGWAMAAGGRLGEAVACVGEAARLARDRGQPTHELACIQAAAQWGDATQAARARELAEALSLPLADAVASHAEALSARDAEGLLAASAAYRQIGDRVAAADAAAQASVVFDEHQHHRRGLYAAALARELADECGGLHTPALHTPTGLKLSGRQRDVVELVVAGLSNREIAEKLVMSVRTVEGHVYRACQRVGAQSREELASIIRSGPCAPRTP from the coding sequence GTGATCGGCGCCGAGCCGCTGGCCGGGCGCGACAGCGAATTGGGAAGCATTCGCCGCGCCCTGGCTGCGGGCGGCAACCACACGGGCGTTCTGATCGCCGGACCCGCCGGTGTGGGTAAGACCTGGCTCGCCCACGAAGTGCTGCGGCGTGCCGAGGCGTCGGGGGAGCGGACCCGGTGGATCGTCGGCACCGACTCGGCGCAGGCGCTGCCGCTGGGCGCGTTCATCGGCGCGATGACCGAGGCCATGAACGAGGCACGGTCGGATCCGTTGGCCGACGTACGACGCGTGATCAATTCGTTTGTCGCACAACAGCGTCAGCGCCGGGTGCTGGTCGGGGTCGACGACGCGCATCTGCTCGACGGACTCTCCGCACTCGTCGTCCACCAGCTGGCGCAGTCGGGTGGCATCCGGCTGGTGGTCACCGTGCGTACCGGCAGCGAAGAACCGGACGCCGTGACGGCCCTGTGGAAAGACGGGCTGTTGGAAAGGCTTGATCTCGAACCGTTTACGGCCGCCGCGACGCGCGAGGTCATCGAGGGCACGCTGGACGGTCCGGTCGATGCGCGCAGCGCAACGCGGTTCCAGAAGCTGACCGGCGGCAACGCGCTGTTCCTGCGTCAGCTGCTGGCCGACCAGGTGGCCGCCGGGCGGATGCGAAAGACGGCCGGGGTATGGATGTGGGACGGCGATGTCGCGGTCTCGGCGAGCCTGTCAGACACGGTGGGCCGTCAGATGGGTCGACTCAGCCCGGAAATGGCGATGGTGATCGACACGCTGTCGCAGTGTGAGCCGCTGGCCGTAGAGGTGCTGTGCGAGTTGGCCCGGCGCAGCGACCTGGCGGCCGCCGAGCGGATGGGCCTGGTGAGCATCGAACGCACCGGCGCCGGGTTGACGGCCAGGCTGGCCCACCCGCTGTTCGGTGAGCTGCGCCGGGCGAGCGCCGGTGAGCTGTACCTGTCGGAAATCCGGGGCAGGTTGGCGGTGCGGCTGGGCGAGGACGGCGACGCCGACATACAGGCCACGGTGCGCCGCGCGCTGCTGCGTCTCGAGTCGGACCTCGATCCCGACCCCGCGCTGTACCTGGAAGCGGCACGGCACGCGATGACCCTGCTGGATCTGGACCTGGCCGACCGGTTCGCCACCGCCGCCACCCAGGCCGGTGCGCCCGGCGCGGCGGGGGTGCGGGCCATGAACCTGGTGCTGCTGGGGCGGGGCGAGCCGGCCGAGTCGGCGCTGCGCGCGATGGCCGACAGCGACCTGCCCGACGGCCACCACTGGGCGACCGTGCGGGCGGCCAACTTGACGTGGAATCTCTTCAACCCCACCGAGGCGGCCGCGATCCTCGACGGTCTTGCTTCGCTCGATTCCGAGACACTGGCCCAGCGGGCGGAGCGGTTGGCGGTGCAGGCGTGCCTGGATGCGGCGGCGGCGCGCTGTGAGTTAGCGGCCGAAAAGGCTCGGGCCGCATTGGATTTCCCCGAACTGCCCGGCTTCCACACGATGATGGCCTCGCTGGCGTTGATCATGGCGATGGGGGCGCTGGGTCGGGTCGACGAGCTTCCCAGCGTGGCCGAGCAGGCGTTGCGGCGTGCGCCGACGTCGTTTCAGGCATCGCATATGCGGTTCTGGTTCGGCGCCGTCTACGGACGCGCCTGCCGGTTGACCGGTCGAATCGATGAATTCGTCAGCACAGCAAAACAATTGGCTGACTCGTCCCGTGACATCCCGGGCCTGGCGTATGCGAATCTGGCCTTGCTCTCGGGCAACGCCGAGCTTGCCCGCGGCGCCGTCGCCGAGGCGGCACGGCTGGTGCACGAGGCCGTGGCAGGAGTTGAAAGGCACTCCGTCACAACGGGTTTGCGTCCGGCGAGCTACTTCGCCCTGGCCGAGGCGCACGCCAAGCTCGGAGATGCCGCCGAGGCCAACGAGGCGGTTGTCGGCGCGCGCTCGTGTGTGCCGGCCGAATTTCTGTTCATGCACACCGGCCTGTCATTGGCCGACGGGTGGGCGATGGCGGCCGGCGGCCGGTTGGGTGAGGCCGTGGCATGTGTCGGGGAGGCGGCGCGGCTTGCCCGCGACCGCGGCCAGCCCACGCACGAGCTGGCTTGCATACAGGCGGCCGCGCAGTGGGGCGATGCCACACAGGCGGCGCGGGCGCGGGAGCTGGCCGAGGCGTTGTCGCTGCCGCTGGCCGATGCCGTCGCGTCGCATGCGGAGGCGTTGTCGGCACGCGACGCCGAGGGCCTGCTGGCGGCCTCGGCCGCGTACCGGCAGATCGGCGATCGGGTCGCTGCCGCCGACGCGGCGGCACAGGCGTCAGTGGTGTTCGACGAACACCAGCACCATCGCCGCGGCCTGTACGCCGCGGCGTTGGCCAGAGAGCTGGCCGACGAGTGCGGCGGCCTGCACACGCCGGCGCTGCACACTCCGACGGGCCTGAAGCTGTCCGGCCGGCAGCGCGATGTCGTCGAACTCGTGGTGGCCGGCCTGTCCAACCGCGAGATCGCCGAGAAGTTGGTGATGTCGGTGCGCACCGTGGAGGGCCACGTGTACCGGGCCTGCCAGCGGGTGGGGGCGCAGTCGCGCGAGGAGCTGGCCTCGATCATCCGATCGGGCCCCTGCGCGCCGCGCACGCCCTAG